In the genome of Halobacterium noricense, one region contains:
- a CDS encoding endo-1,4-beta-xylanase — MSEDFPSYESRRRTFLKALGALGAMAAAGPAVAGQAAADEAADYHESLRAELTASSRQAKQLPAGEYVYDTTEEATIETFSLVGSGSESTISVDTEAVPYTQAERLDVPSADDPAAVAYRGPITDHAVEQGDLLLGVAWVRSDDDAAEASARFGYVDSDGNQVGENFVQRGEHVDPQGEWLRYFFPVEIGAKPSGADVPALELQTGYADQTIDIGGVALFDYSGTDVGLGTLPPYHYDGRAEDAEWRQAAHERIEQHRKTDFDVEVLNPGGDPMNGASVDVEMAEHEFDFGSAVSVEHVTGDSEDDEIYRETFLENFNKAVVENGLKYPAWEGVWGTDNESTRATLDWLNERDVPTRGHYLLWEEDQTDGGGGMNVDPELSDEEKREVISEKIAEHATEFEGDVTEWDMHNHPVWQNNYRDDPELGWDAVDKWWAAADEATDTELYTNEMGALGGQWQRSQYLDYIDHLVENDYPIDGIGFMGHHQQQWGQMLDMGNLLSGIDQFAQYDLPLLVTEFDIEIFDRRNAQDVDVQTDYTRDFLTALFSKESVEGVLSWGFWEDDHWRPTGAYYDSDWTLRENGEQFLDLVFEEWWTDETGQTDADGVYATRGFKGDYRVAAEKGALSGETTVTVDDETDTVTVELSTPSNGNGKGAKNAQ; from the coding sequence ATGTCAGAAGACTTTCCCAGCTACGAGAGCAGGCGGCGTACGTTCCTCAAAGCACTCGGCGCGCTCGGCGCGATGGCGGCAGCAGGCCCCGCCGTAGCCGGGCAGGCCGCGGCCGACGAAGCCGCGGACTACCACGAGTCGCTACGAGCAGAACTCACAGCATCGAGCAGGCAAGCAAAGCAACTCCCCGCGGGCGAGTATGTCTACGACACCACGGAGGAAGCGACCATCGAAACGTTCTCCCTCGTAGGCAGCGGCTCGGAATCGACGATTAGCGTCGACACTGAGGCCGTGCCGTACACGCAGGCCGAACGCCTCGACGTTCCGAGCGCCGACGACCCCGCAGCAGTCGCGTATCGCGGCCCCATCACCGACCACGCCGTCGAGCAGGGCGACCTGCTCCTCGGCGTGGCGTGGGTGCGAAGCGACGACGACGCAGCCGAAGCGAGCGCGCGGTTCGGGTACGTCGACAGCGACGGCAACCAGGTCGGCGAGAACTTCGTCCAGCGCGGCGAACACGTCGACCCGCAGGGCGAGTGGCTCCGATACTTCTTCCCCGTCGAAATCGGCGCGAAACCCAGCGGTGCCGACGTCCCCGCGCTGGAACTCCAGACGGGATACGCCGACCAGACCATCGACATCGGTGGCGTCGCGCTGTTCGACTACAGCGGGACCGACGTCGGCCTCGGCACGCTCCCGCCCTATCACTACGACGGGCGCGCGGAGGACGCCGAGTGGCGGCAGGCCGCCCACGAGCGCATCGAACAGCACCGGAAAACCGACTTCGACGTCGAAGTACTGAACCCCGGCGGCGACCCGATGAACGGTGCGAGCGTCGACGTCGAGATGGCCGAACACGAGTTCGACTTCGGGAGCGCGGTCTCCGTCGAACACGTCACCGGCGACAGCGAGGACGACGAAATCTACCGGGAGACGTTCCTGGAGAACTTCAACAAGGCCGTCGTCGAGAACGGCCTCAAGTATCCCGCGTGGGAGGGCGTCTGGGGCACCGACAACGAGTCCACGCGCGCAACCCTCGACTGGCTGAACGAGCGCGACGTCCCGACTCGCGGCCACTACCTCCTCTGGGAGGAAGACCAGACCGATGGCGGCGGCGGGATGAACGTCGACCCCGAACTCTCCGACGAGGAGAAGCGCGAGGTCATCTCCGAGAAGATCGCCGAGCACGCCACGGAGTTCGAGGGCGACGTCACGGAGTGGGACATGCACAACCACCCCGTCTGGCAGAATAATTACCGCGACGACCCCGAACTCGGCTGGGACGCCGTCGACAAGTGGTGGGCAGCCGCGGACGAAGCCACGGACACCGAACTGTACACCAACGAGATGGGTGCGCTCGGCGGACAGTGGCAGCGCAGCCAGTACCTCGACTACATCGATCACCTCGTGGAGAACGACTACCCCATCGACGGCATCGGCTTCATGGGCCACCACCAGCAGCAGTGGGGCCAGATGCTGGACATGGGGAACCTCCTCTCTGGCATCGACCAGTTCGCGCAGTACGACCTCCCGCTGCTAGTCACCGAGTTCGACATCGAGATATTCGACCGCCGGAACGCACAGGACGTCGACGTCCAGACGGACTACACGCGGGACTTCCTGACCGCGCTGTTCAGCAAGGAGTCCGTCGAGGGCGTCCTCTCGTGGGGCTTCTGGGAGGACGACCACTGGCGGCCGACCGGCGCGTACTACGACTCCGATTGGACGCTCCGGGAGAACGGCGAGCAATTCCTGGACCTCGTCTTCGAGGAGTGGTGGACCGACGAAACCGGTCAGACCGACGCCGACGGCGTCTACGCCACGCGCGGCTTCAAGGGCGACTACCGCGTCGCCGCGGAGAAAGGCGCGCTCTCCGGCGAGACGACCGTGACGGTCGACGACGAGACCGATACGGTCACCGTCGAACTGTCCACGCCCAGCAACGGAAACGGCAAGGGCGCGAAGAACGCTCAGTAA
- a CDS encoding universal stress protein, whose translation MDDALVVIDDRESTAGVLREAAAYATGADTELVLYVPLSEDEFEESLAALDEIGRVENKDYSDEDALSVAQQYAEDVTAEALEGFDVAYSVVTDVTEEVEAERVIEIADERDCDHVFTVGRQRSPTGKAVFGDTTQRLVLNFPGYVTVQMA comes from the coding sequence ATGGACGATGCACTCGTAGTCATCGACGACAGGGAGAGTACCGCTGGCGTGCTCCGCGAAGCCGCTGCGTACGCGACTGGTGCGGACACGGAACTCGTGCTCTACGTGCCGCTAAGCGAGGACGAGTTCGAGGAGTCGCTGGCCGCGCTCGACGAAATCGGCCGCGTGGAGAACAAGGATTACAGCGACGAGGACGCGCTGAGCGTCGCCCAGCAGTACGCCGAGGACGTCACCGCGGAGGCGCTGGAAGGCTTCGACGTGGCGTACAGCGTCGTCACCGACGTCACCGAGGAAGTCGAGGCCGAACGGGTCATCGAAATCGCGGACGAACGAGACTGCGACCACGTCTTCACGGTCGGCCGGCAGCGCTCCCCGACGGGAAAAGCGGTGTTCGGCGACACCACCCAGCGACTCGTCCTCAACTTCCCGGGGTACGTCACCGTCCAGATGGCCTGA
- the xacF gene encoding 2,5-dioxovalerate dehydrogenase — protein MVWLTCDVSSVTETKQNYVNGEWVSSETGETFDVENPANPSETVVTYQQSSADDATAAVEAAVAAEDEWANTPGPERGRILRQAGSILADRKDELTDQLVEEEGKARPEAAGEVQRAIDIFHYFAGKASDLGGTVKGSSSRDTTLYTRKEPVGVAALVTPWNYPIAIPAWKLAPALTAGNTVVLKPASAAPGVVLAIAQALDEAGLPDGVFNVVTGPGSSVGSEFIENEGTDAVSFTGSSQVGEMVYEQATDQGKRVQTELGGKNPTLVADSADPAEAAEIVASGGFGTTGQSCTACSRAIVHEDVYDEFVDELVAQAEAIDIGPGLDHEMGPQVSESELESTLEYIDIAQEEGATLAAGGNTPEGIEDGYFVEPTVFADVDNDMRIAQEEVFGPVVAVIKVSDFEEGLETANDVEYGLSASVVTDDHTEANRFIDEAEAGVVKVNEKTTGLELHVPFGGFKRSSSETWREQGDAGLEFYTIEKTVYDNY, from the coding sequence ATGGTATGGCTGACTTGCGACGTTTCGAGTGTGACTGAGACCAAGCAGAACTACGTCAACGGAGAGTGGGTCTCTTCGGAGACGGGCGAGACCTTCGACGTCGAGAACCCGGCGAACCCCAGCGAGACGGTCGTAACTTACCAGCAGTCCAGCGCCGACGACGCCACCGCGGCCGTCGAGGCCGCCGTCGCCGCCGAGGACGAATGGGCGAACACACCGGGTCCGGAGCGCGGCCGCATCCTCCGGCAGGCCGGGTCGATTCTGGCCGACCGCAAAGACGAACTCACCGACCAGCTCGTCGAAGAGGAGGGGAAGGCTCGCCCGGAGGCAGCGGGCGAGGTACAGCGGGCAATCGACATCTTCCACTACTTCGCCGGGAAGGCCTCCGACCTCGGTGGCACCGTCAAAGGCTCCAGCAGCCGGGATACGACGCTGTACACGCGCAAGGAACCGGTCGGCGTCGCCGCACTCGTCACGCCGTGGAACTATCCCATCGCCATTCCGGCGTGGAAGCTCGCGCCCGCCCTGACAGCCGGCAACACGGTCGTCCTCAAGCCGGCGAGTGCAGCGCCTGGCGTGGTGCTGGCTATCGCGCAAGCCCTTGACGAAGCCGGTCTCCCGGACGGCGTGTTCAACGTCGTGACTGGTCCCGGAAGCTCGGTCGGCAGCGAATTCATCGAGAATGAGGGTACTGATGCCGTCTCGTTCACGGGCAGCAGCCAAGTCGGTGAGATGGTCTACGAGCAGGCGACCGACCAGGGCAAGCGCGTCCAGACCGAACTCGGCGGCAAAAATCCGACGCTGGTCGCAGACTCCGCGGACCCCGCAGAAGCCGCAGAAATCGTCGCTTCTGGTGGCTTCGGGACGACCGGCCAGTCCTGTACGGCGTGTTCTCGGGCGATTGTTCACGAGGATGTTTACGACGAGTTCGTCGACGAACTCGTCGCCCAAGCTGAGGCCATCGACATCGGTCCCGGTCTCGACCACGAGATGGGCCCCCAAGTCAGCGAGAGCGAACTTGAGTCGACACTCGAGTACATCGACATCGCTCAGGAAGAGGGAGCGACGTTGGCGGCTGGCGGGAACACGCCCGAAGGTATCGAGGACGGCTACTTCGTGGAGCCGACGGTGTTCGCGGACGTCGACAACGACATGCGCATCGCCCAGGAGGAAGTGTTCGGGCCGGTCGTCGCCGTCATCAAAGTCAGTGACTTCGAGGAAGGCCTCGAAACCGCCAACGACGTCGAGTACGGCCTTTCGGCGAGCGTCGTGACCGACGACCACACCGAAGCCAACCGCTTCATCGACGAGGCAGAAGCGGGTGTCGTGAAGGTCAACGAGAAAACGACCGGGCTGGAACTGCACGTTCCGTTCGGCGGGTTCAAGCGCTCCTCCTCGGAAACCTGGCGCGAGCAAGGGGATGCCGGACTAGAGTTCTACACCATCGAGAAAACCGTCTACGACAACTACTGA
- the gfo6 gene encoding D-xylose 1-dehydrogenase Gfo6 yields the protein MSAADYLSTVRDRDWEQLDSGTLRVAMISLGWWTREQAMPAVDDSEFCETTVVVSSSHEKAEKVAAETPTVEAALTYEEFEAGDATDEYDAVYVCTPNALHLPYAEAAADHGKAILCEKPIEATRERAQALVDATEDVPLMVAYRMQTDPQVRRMRELVADGAIGDPVAVHGNMSQQMLDVVSSDTDQWRLDTDLVGYGATVMDLGIYPINTARFVLDADPVSVTAQMHSEDEAFRDVPDQHAAFTMQFDDGTYAACTASQHGARSGHLRVVGTDGELCLEPTFLGESPQTLTLRVDDKEMEIDDGRRNVFGDEMTQEFDYFADRVLREEPIHPDGDHALVDMRALEAIYEAAETDETVSL from the coding sequence ATGTCAGCCGCCGACTATCTGAGCACCGTTCGCGACCGCGACTGGGAGCAACTGGACTCCGGGACGCTCCGCGTCGCGATGATTAGCCTCGGGTGGTGGACCCGCGAACAGGCGATGCCCGCCGTCGACGACTCCGAGTTCTGCGAGACCACCGTCGTCGTCAGCAGCAGCCACGAGAAAGCCGAGAAGGTCGCCGCCGAGACGCCGACCGTCGAAGCCGCGCTCACCTACGAGGAGTTCGAGGCCGGCGACGCGACGGACGAGTACGACGCCGTCTACGTCTGCACGCCGAACGCACTCCACCTGCCGTACGCGGAAGCCGCCGCCGACCACGGGAAGGCAATCCTCTGCGAGAAACCCATCGAGGCGACCCGTGAGCGCGCGCAAGCGCTCGTCGACGCCACCGAGGACGTCCCGCTGATGGTCGCCTACCGGATGCAGACCGACCCGCAGGTCCGCCGGATGCGCGAACTCGTCGCGGACGGCGCTATCGGCGACCCCGTTGCCGTCCACGGGAACATGAGCCAACAGATGCTCGACGTCGTTTCCAGCGACACCGACCAGTGGCGTCTCGACACCGACCTCGTCGGCTACGGCGCGACCGTGATGGACCTCGGCATCTACCCCATCAACACCGCACGGTTCGTGCTCGACGCCGACCCCGTCAGCGTCACCGCACAGATGCACTCCGAGGACGAGGCGTTCCGCGACGTTCCCGACCAGCACGCCGCGTTCACCATGCAGTTCGACGACGGCACGTACGCCGCCTGCACGGCCAGCCAGCACGGCGCTCGCTCGGGCCACCTCCGCGTCGTCGGCACCGACGGTGAACTCTGCCTCGAACCGACGTTCCTCGGGGAGTCCCCGCAGACGCTGACGCTGCGCGTCGACGACAAGGAGATGGAGATCGACGACGGCCGCCGGAACGTGTTCGGCGACGAGATGACCCAGGAGTTCGACTACTTCGCCGACCGGGTGCTCCGCGAGGAACCGATTCACCCCGACGGCGATCACGCACTCGTCGACATGCGGGCGCTCGAAGCAATCTACGAGGCCGCAGAAACCGACGAAACAGTCTCGCTGTAA
- a CDS encoding ABC transporter ATP-binding protein: MSTEHNQTRTPAMDHSVGDPIIEVEDTNVTFNDGHTYVLDDANVSIERHEVLGIVGESGSGKSMFASALLDAIPDPGVLSGKIHYHRDDGETIDILELSDEELRQFRWEEVSMVFQGAMSSFNPTMKVGAHFEETLKAHDKNVSEGLEFARELLENLYLEPERVLDAYPHELSGGMQQRALIALSMVLDPEVLVMDEPTAALDLLMQRSILSLLEELQEEYDLTIVFITHDLPLVASLADRMAIIYAFQFAEIGPRDDIIQNSAHPYTRKLLNATPNLDAPLSEMQPIEGEGPAPVNVPSGCRFHPRCDLATAECRTDDPPLVSHDGNEHRSACHHWAEAREEIPLNFGEDSVDPEAVETTGDSEPVEVATASDEEPLLSLNDVEVHFEEEQGLVEQFFSDSQTVRAVDGVSLDIDEQDLVCLLGESGCGKTTLGKTMIGLQEPTGGSIEFRGQDIWEAKRGGGDIDYQEIRQALQIIHQDPGSALNPNERVVNILSEALRHTHPDSDRTERRARMRSLLERVGMSPADDFLDGYPHQLSGGEKQRVALARALLMNPEAILADEAISAVDVSLRIEIMDLMLELQEEFETSFLFISHDLSNARYFAEHGDGRIAVMYLGEVVEIASAERLIHDPRHPYTEVLRWATPNLDLEEMDESGPPLREVDVPDPVDPPSGCRFHTRCPVAREACRQEKPPLNDIDGGDGKAACFREDPDHEYWESDPLEGAEEDPAVMKQ; the protein is encoded by the coding sequence ATGAGTACTGAACACAACCAAACTCGGACGCCCGCGATGGACCACTCCGTCGGGGACCCGATTATCGAAGTCGAAGACACGAACGTCACATTCAACGACGGACACACGTACGTCCTCGACGACGCCAACGTCAGCATCGAGCGACACGAGGTGCTGGGCATCGTCGGGGAGAGTGGCAGCGGGAAGTCGATGTTCGCGTCCGCGCTGCTGGACGCCATCCCGGACCCCGGCGTGCTCAGCGGGAAGATTCACTACCACCGCGACGACGGGGAGACCATCGACATCCTCGAGTTGAGCGACGAGGAACTCCGGCAGTTCCGCTGGGAGGAAGTGTCGATGGTGTTCCAGGGTGCGATGAGTTCGTTCAACCCGACGATGAAAGTCGGCGCGCATTTCGAGGAGACGCTGAAAGCACACGACAAGAACGTCTCGGAAGGCTTGGAGTTCGCACGCGAACTCCTCGAGAACCTCTACCTCGAACCCGAGCGCGTACTCGACGCCTACCCCCACGAACTCTCCGGAGGGATGCAGCAGCGCGCGCTCATCGCGTTGAGCATGGTGCTCGACCCGGAGGTGTTGGTGATGGACGAGCCGACCGCGGCGCTGGACTTGCTGATGCAGCGCTCGATTCTCTCGCTGCTCGAGGAACTCCAGGAGGAGTACGACCTCACCATCGTCTTCATCACGCACGACCTCCCGCTGGTCGCGTCGCTGGCCGACCGCATGGCCATCATCTACGCGTTCCAGTTCGCGGAAATCGGGCCGCGCGACGACATCATCCAGAACTCCGCGCACCCGTACACGAGAAAGCTGTTGAACGCGACACCCAACCTGGACGCGCCGTTGTCGGAGATGCAGCCCATCGAGGGCGAAGGTCCGGCACCGGTGAACGTTCCGTCGGGGTGTCGGTTCCACCCGCGGTGTGACCTCGCGACCGCGGAGTGCCGGACGGACGACCCGCCGCTGGTCTCCCACGACGGCAACGAGCACCGGTCGGCGTGCCACCACTGGGCGGAAGCCCGCGAGGAGATACCCCTCAACTTCGGGGAGGACAGCGTCGACCCCGAAGCCGTCGAGACCACCGGTGACAGCGAACCCGTCGAAGTCGCTACTGCCAGCGACGAGGAGCCGCTGCTCTCGCTGAACGACGTCGAAGTCCACTTCGAGGAGGAGCAGGGCCTCGTCGAGCAGTTCTTCAGCGACTCCCAGACGGTGCGCGCCGTCGACGGCGTCTCGCTGGACATCGACGAACAGGACCTCGTCTGCCTGCTCGGGGAGAGCGGCTGCGGGAAGACGACGCTCGGAAAGACGATGATCGGCCTCCAGGAGCCGACCGGCGGCTCCATCGAGTTCCGCGGCCAGGACATCTGGGAGGCCAAGCGCGGGGGCGGCGACATCGACTACCAGGAGATTCGCCAAGCCCTCCAAATTATCCACCAGGACCCGGGCAGCGCGCTCAACCCGAACGAGCGCGTCGTCAACATCCTCTCGGAGGCGCTCCGGCACACGCACCCGGACAGCGACCGCACGGAGCGGCGCGCACGTATGCGCTCGCTGCTGGAGCGCGTGGGGATGTCGCCGGCCGACGACTTCCTCGACGGGTACCCACACCAGCTCTCCGGCGGGGAGAAACAGCGCGTCGCGTTGGCGCGTGCACTGCTGATGAATCCGGAGGCGATTCTCGCCGACGAGGCCATCAGCGCGGTCGACGTCTCGCTGCGCATCGAGATTATGGACCTCATGCTCGAACTCCAGGAGGAGTTCGAGACGTCGTTCCTGTTCATCTCCCACGACCTCTCGAACGCGCGGTACTTCGCCGAGCACGGCGACGGCCGTATTGCAGTGATGTACCTCGGCGAGGTCGTCGAGATTGCGTCCGCCGAGCGGCTCATTCACGACCCACGCCACCCCTACACGGAGGTGCTACGGTGGGCGACGCCGAACCTCGACCTCGAAGAGATGGACGAGTCGGGGCCGCCGCTGCGTGAAGTGGACGTTCCGGACCCGGTCGACCCGCCGTCGGGCTGCCGGTTCCACACGCGGTGTCCGGTCGCCCGCGAGGCGTGCCGCCAGGAGAAGCCCCCGTTGAACGACATCGACGGCGGTGACGGGAAGGCGGCGTGCTTCCGCGAGGACCCCGACCACGAGTACTGGGAGAGCGACCCCCTCGAAGGGGCCGAAGAGGACCCAGCCGTGATGAAGCAGTAG
- a CDS encoding ABC transporter permease: MPTDADANASSDDLDWRSAASEEEVSTRDRLAEFYRRSVREPALVAWSDNRTRAGIVILSAYVAMALVDVFGLWRDASPNQSTERLLAPFQSLKYPLGTTQSGVDLLALIIDSTPFILLMVLAGGVWATSLAVFVGTISGYKGGRVDTVITSISDFFMAVPGLPLVIVLAITLSPENPLLLGVILTINYWAGLGRSIRSQVLSIREESYVEASRTMGTGTLRIIRKDVLPNIMPYVMVNFVLAARYTIFASVGLYFIGVLPYSGQNWGVTLNNAYSQGGLFTMQALHWLLVPIVAIVGLAFGLILLSQGMDRIFNPRVRTRFSGESESVEETDDETTTGLM, from the coding sequence ATGCCTACTGACGCGGACGCCAACGCCTCGTCGGACGACCTCGACTGGCGCTCGGCCGCGTCGGAGGAGGAAGTGAGCACTCGCGACCGTCTGGCGGAGTTCTACCGTCGGTCGGTTCGAGAACCCGCGCTCGTCGCGTGGTCGGACAACCGCACGCGCGCCGGCATCGTCATCCTGAGCGCCTACGTGGCCATGGCGCTGGTCGACGTCTTCGGGCTCTGGCGGGACGCCAGTCCGAACCAGTCCACCGAGCGGCTGCTCGCGCCGTTCCAGTCGCTGAAGTACCCGCTGGGGACGACCCAGTCCGGCGTCGACCTGCTGGCGCTCATTATCGACTCGACGCCGTTCATCCTGCTGATGGTGCTGGCGGGCGGCGTCTGGGCGACCAGTCTCGCCGTCTTCGTCGGCACCATCTCGGGATACAAGGGCGGCCGCGTCGACACCGTCATCACGTCCATCTCGGACTTCTTCATGGCGGTTCCGGGGCTGCCGCTGGTCATCGTGCTCGCGATTACGCTCAGCCCGGAGAACCCGCTGTTGCTCGGCGTCATCCTCACCATCAACTACTGGGCCGGCCTCGGCCGCTCCATACGCTCGCAGGTGCTGTCCATACGCGAGGAGAGCTACGTCGAAGCGTCGCGCACGATGGGGACCGGGACGCTGCGGATTATCCGCAAGGACGTCCTCCCGAACATCATGCCGTACGTGATGGTGAACTTCGTGCTCGCCGCCCGCTACACCATCTTCGCGTCCGTCGGGCTCTACTTCATCGGCGTGTTGCCGTACAGCGGGCAGAACTGGGGCGTCACATTAAACAACGCGTACAGTCAAGGTGGCCTGTTCACGATGCAGGCGCTCCACTGGCTGCTCGTCCCGATTGTCGCCATCGTCGGGCTGGCGTTCGGACTCATCCTCCTGAGTCAGGGGATGGACCGAATCTTCAACCCCCGGGTGCGCACCCGCTTCTCCGGGGAGTCCGAATCGGTCGAAGAAACGGACGACGAGACGACGACGGGGCTGATGTAA
- a CDS encoding ABC transporter permease: MNYYLRRTLRIPATILAVATLTFGLIRLLPGGPFTQLRIQLLQRGVPAEQVNARIEVLQNIRPDAPLWQQYIDYIIGVVQLDLGQSISLGKPVIDVLARALPWTVFLVVTSTILMFVIGVLIGALQAYYEGSRFDQFASGGSIFLMSVPYYIFAVLGLFFLAFQWGWLPTGNASARSIEAGFTVAYLKSVLYHGALPIAAFTIGGIGSTALNMRGNSIQVLGEEFVEVARLRGLSDNRIATSYVAKNAILPMYTGLLLQVGFRLGGTVVLEEIFSYPGLGYYLIQAVNANDYPLMMGCFLVITVTLVVAVYIADLTYGLIDPRISAGDSNAY; this comes from the coding sequence ATGAACTACTACCTCAGACGGACGCTCCGCATCCCCGCGACGATACTTGCAGTAGCGACGCTCACGTTCGGGCTGATTCGACTGCTTCCCGGCGGACCGTTCACGCAGCTTCGAATACAACTCCTCCAGCGCGGGGTCCCGGCTGAACAGGTCAACGCGCGCATCGAGGTGCTGCAGAACATCAGACCGGACGCACCGCTCTGGCAACAGTACATCGACTACATCATCGGCGTCGTCCAGTTGGATCTCGGACAGTCCATCTCACTGGGCAAGCCCGTGATAGACGTGCTCGCACGTGCGCTCCCGTGGACCGTCTTCCTCGTGGTGACGTCCACGATTCTGATGTTCGTCATCGGCGTGCTCATCGGCGCGCTCCAGGCGTACTACGAGGGGTCCCGGTTCGACCAGTTCGCCTCCGGCGGGTCCATCTTCCTGATGTCGGTCCCGTACTACATCTTCGCAGTGCTGGGGCTGTTCTTCCTGGCGTTCCAGTGGGGCTGGTTACCGACCGGGAACGCATCCGCGCGCAGTATTGAGGCGGGCTTCACCGTCGCGTACCTCAAGAGTGTCCTCTACCACGGAGCGCTCCCGATAGCGGCGTTCACTATCGGCGGCATCGGGTCGACAGCACTCAACATGCGCGGCAACAGCATCCAGGTGCTCGGCGAGGAGTTCGTCGAGGTCGCGCGGCTACGCGGCCTCTCGGACAACCGCATCGCGACCAGCTACGTCGCGAAGAACGCGATTCTCCCGATGTACACGGGACTGCTCCTGCAGGTCGGCTTCCGGCTCGGGGGCACCGTCGTCCTCGAGGAGATTTTCTCGTATCCGGGGCTCGGCTACTACCTGATTCAGGCCGTCAACGCCAACGACTACCCCCTCATGATGGGGTGTTTCCTCGTGATTACAGTGACACTCGTCGTCGCCGTCTACATCGCCGACCTGACGTACGGGCTCATCGACCCACGCATCAGCGCGGGTGATTCGAATGCCTACTGA